From one Deinococcus sp. QL22 genomic stretch:
- a CDS encoding sugar phosphate isomerase/epimerase family protein has translation MLFATRLNSLKSRPELAFSPGRIHTRDLLGRAARIQGLNSLSLNFPEHFTPATLRETRDTIEALGLGVDSLNVRYPAETFGDGGFTHPDAATRQAAIDLTCQALDACAALGGNHVIVWPGFDGFDYPFQDSYARMFDHTVEGFAQVAAHAPDMRVGLEYKPWEPRKYSLIGNMGEALLVVQEVGADNLGVVLDYCHAQMANEHAPKAAALALRHNKLFGVHLNDGYGRQDDGLMVGTSSLITTLELLVLLERGGYPGTIYFDTFPVREDPVRECEWNIRVTQRLLTLARELAGDERLGFGHDGFHVTTVLERLLFPEQVHA, from the coding sequence ATGCTCTTTGCCACCCGTCTCAATTCACTCAAGTCGAGGCCCGAACTCGCCTTCTCGCCTGGCCGTATCCACACCCGTGACCTGCTCGGACGCGCCGCCCGGATTCAAGGACTCAACTCGTTGAGCCTCAATTTCCCCGAGCACTTTACACCCGCCACATTGCGGGAGACACGCGACACCATCGAAGCTCTCGGCCTCGGTGTCGACAGCCTCAACGTCCGCTATCCCGCCGAAACCTTCGGTGACGGGGGCTTTACCCACCCAGACGCAGCCACCCGCCAAGCGGCCATTGACCTGACTTGCCAAGCCCTCGACGCCTGCGCCGCGCTCGGCGGCAACCATGTCATCGTCTGGCCCGGCTTCGACGGCTTCGACTATCCCTTCCAAGACAGCTACGCGCGAATGTTCGACCACACGGTCGAGGGCTTCGCCCAGGTGGCCGCCCACGCTCCAGATATGCGGGTCGGGCTCGAATACAAGCCCTGGGAACCCCGCAAGTACTCGCTCATCGGCAATATGGGCGAAGCCCTGCTGGTCGTCCAGGAGGTCGGTGCGGACAACCTGGGCGTCGTGTTGGATTACTGCCACGCTCAGATGGCCAACGAGCATGCGCCCAAAGCTGCTGCTCTGGCCCTGCGCCATAACAAGCTGTTCGGAGTCCATCTCAACGACGGCTACGGACGACAAGACGATGGCTTGATGGTCGGCACCTCCAGCTTAATCACTACGCTGGAACTGCTGGTGCTGCTCGAACGTGGCGGTTACCCTGGCACCATCTACTTCGACACCTTCCCTGTCCGCGAAGATCCTGTGCGCGAATGTGAATGGAACATTCGCGTCACCCAGCGCCTGCTCACCCTGGCACGTGAACTGGCCGGCGACGAGCGTCTTGGCTTCGGCCATGACGGCTTTCATGTCACCACCGTGCTCGAGCGGTTGCTGTTCCCGGAGCAGGTTCATGCCTGA
- a CDS encoding HAMP domain-containing protein: MTEGANFDQVDEHLLLGLLGALNGYKKGDFSVRLPVTWIGVAGKIADSFNEVLENSERIAQDVARVGRIVGKEGKVTQRVPLGSSTGAWVELIAGVNELVDDLVWPTSEMTRVITAVANGDLSQRMAMDVGGQDIHGQFLQTARTVNTMVDQLNAFASEVTRVAREVGTEGKLGGQADVRDVGGTWKDLTDNVNGMASNLTNQVRNIAEVTTAVATGDLSKKITVDARGEILDLKNTINTMVDQLNSFAGEVTRVAREVGTEGRLGGQADVRGVGGTWKDLTDNVNGMASNLTNQVRNIADVTTAVATGDLSKKITVDARGEILDLKNTINTMVDQLNSFAGEVTRVAREVGTEGRLGGQADVRGVGGTWKDLTDNVNFMASNLTNQVRNIADVTTAVATGDLSKKITVDARGEILDLKNTINTMVDQLNSFAGEVTRVAREVGTEGKLGGQADVRGVDGTWKDLTDNVNGMASNLTSQVRNIAFVTTAVANGDLSKKITADAQGEILDLKNTINTMVDQLNSFAGEVTRVAREVGTEGRLGGQADVRGVGGTWKDLTDNVNFMASNLTNQVRNIADVTTAVANGDLSRKITADAKGEILELKNTINTMVDQLNSFAGEVTRVAREVGTEGRLGGQADVRGVGGTWKDLTDNVNFMASNLTNQVRNIAFVTTAVANGDLSKKITVDVRGELLELKNTINTMVDQLNSFAGEVTRVAREVGTEGRLGGQASVPGVGGTWKDLTDNVNFMAGNLTNQVRGIARVVTAVANGDLKKTLTLEAKGEIAELAETINGMIDTLATFAQQVTGVAREVGVEGRLGGQASVPGASGTWKDLTDNVNQLAANLTTQVRAIADVATAVTAGDLTRSINLDARGELDALKDNINAMIHNLRDTTEKNTEQDWLKTNLARFTRMLQGQRDLLPVSRLILSELAPLVRAHHGVFYTMDEEESAPTLQLQASYAYRQRKGLANRFQLGEGLVGQCALEQEPIVLTQVPHDYVQINSGLGAATPNNIVVLPVVFEKETKAVIELASFETFSPTHLAFLEQLTESIGIVLNTIQATMRTETLLSQSQDMAQELQSQQEELRQTNEELEQKAQLLAEQNREVEHKNREVETARQALEEKAAQLALTSKYKSEFLANMSHELRTPLNSLLLLAHQLRDNPEQNLTPQQVSYAKTIYASGDDLLNLINDILDLSKIESGTVTADAAEVPLRAVSDAVEATFSPVASNKGVALHLELNPALPPALLTDEKRLLQILKNLLSNAFKFTERGEVRLSIAPATVGWSSDHMSLNRAPSVIAFSVADTGIGIAPEKQRVIFEAFQQADGSTSRQYGGTGLGLAISRELARILGGEITLESSPGVGSIFTLYLPVTSNRNPPNGFFTERGLQTPATLVNPRPRGAGRTTLTSRHEPDAPDQDSVSAPLFSAGMEDDRAAIQPGNRTVLIVEDDPTYAGILLNLARERGFRGIIATRGEQALTLAQTYRPSAITLDLSLPDINGWAVLDHLKHDPVTRHIPVHIISGEETSLLGRKLGALDHLAKSGDKEALHQAFATLEAFIARRVKHLLVVEDDVLQRESIVELIGNGDVQTTAVSSGAEALAALNNVTFDCIVLDLKLPDMSGFALMTALQETPAFRAIPIVVYTAQNLTRQQETQLRKAAKSIILKDVRSPERLLDEVTLFLHRVEASLPEAKRQILEGARQQDPMLRGKRVLIVDDDIRNIFALTAVLERHHMLVLSAENGRAAIELLESTPDIDVVLMDVMMPELDGYETTRLIRLNRKFRGLPIISLTAKAMPGDREKSIESGASDYITKPVDTGKLLSLLRVWLSH; encoded by the coding sequence ATGACTGAAGGAGCCAATTTCGATCAGGTAGATGAACACCTTTTACTCGGCTTACTCGGCGCGCTCAACGGCTATAAAAAAGGAGATTTCTCTGTTCGCTTACCTGTAACTTGGATCGGTGTGGCAGGGAAGATCGCCGACAGTTTCAATGAAGTTTTAGAGAACAGCGAGCGAATTGCACAAGATGTTGCGCGTGTCGGCCGCATTGTAGGCAAGGAGGGTAAGGTCACTCAGCGCGTCCCCCTTGGTTCATCGACCGGGGCTTGGGTCGAATTGATTGCAGGTGTAAACGAACTGGTTGATGACCTTGTTTGGCCCACAAGTGAGATGACGCGGGTCATTACTGCTGTAGCGAACGGTGACCTATCACAGCGGATGGCCATGGACGTCGGGGGGCAAGACATTCATGGCCAGTTCCTTCAGACAGCCCGCACCGTGAATACCATGGTGGATCAACTGAATGCCTTCGCGTCGGAGGTCACGCGGGTCGCGCGGGAGGTTGGTACGGAGGGGAAGCTGGGGGGTCAGGCCGACGTCCGTGATGTCGGCGGCACTTGGAAAGACCTCACCGACAACGTCAACGGCATGGCCTCTAACCTGACCAATCAGGTGCGCAATATCGCTGAGGTCACCACCGCCGTGGCCACAGGCGACTTGAGCAAAAAGATCACAGTCGATGCGCGCGGGGAGATTTTGGATTTGAAGAACACCATCAACACGATGGTGGATCAGCTGAATTCGTTCGCTGGCGAAGTCACCCGCGTGGCACGTGAGGTCGGCACCGAAGGGCGTCTGGGAGGCCAGGCCGATGTGCGGGGGGTAGGCGGCACTTGGAAAGACCTCACCGACAACGTCAACGGCATGGCCTCTAACTTGACCAATCAGGTGCGCAATATCGCTGACGTGACCACCGCCGTGGCCACAGGTGACTTGAGCAAGAAGATCACAGTCGATGCGCGTGGGGAGATTTTGGATTTGAAGAACACCATCAACACGATGGTGGATCAGCTGAACTCGTTCGCTGGCGAAGTCACCCGCGTGGCGCGCGAGGTCGGCACCGAAGGGCGTCTGGGGGGTCAAGCGGATGTGCGGGGGGTGGGCGGCACTTGGAAAGACCTCACCGACAACGTGAATTTCATGGCCTCCAACCTGACCAATCAGGTGCGCAACATCGCTGACGTGACCACCGCCGTGGCCACAGGTGACTTGAGCAAGAAGATCACAGTCGATGCGCGCGGGGAGATTTTGGATTTGAAGAACACCATCAACACGATGGTGGATCAGCTGAACTCGTTCGCTGGCGAAGTCACCCGCGTGGCGCGCGAGGTCGGTACTGAGGGCAAGTTGGGGGGGCAGGCGGATGTACGGGGAGTTGACGGCACTTGGAAAGACCTCACCGACAACGTCAACGGTATGGCCTCTAACCTCACGAGCCAAGTGCGTAATATTGCCTTCGTGACCACGGCTGTGGCGAATGGCGATCTCAGTAAAAAGATCACAGCCGATGCTCAAGGGGAGATTTTGGATTTGAAGAACACCATCAACACGATGGTGGATCAGCTGAACTCGTTCGCCGGCGAAGTGACCCGCGTGGCGCGTGAGGTCGGCACTGAAGGACGTCTGGGGGGTCAAGCGGATGTGCGGGGGGTGGGCGGCACTTGGAAAGACCTCACCGACAACGTGAATTTCATGGCCTCCAACCTGACCAATCAGGTGCGCAACATCGCTGACGTGACCACCGCCGTGGCGAATGGCGATCTCAGCAGAAAGATCACTGCCGATGCCAAGGGAGAGATCCTTGAATTGAAGAACACCATCAACACGATGGTGGATCAGCTGAATTCGTTCGCTGGAGAAGTCACCCGCGTGGCACGTGAGGTCGGCACCGAAGGGCGTCTCGGAGGCCAGGCCGATGTGCGGGGGGTAGGCGGCACTTGGAAAGACCTCACCGACAACGTGAATTTCATGGCCTCCAACCTGACCAATCAGGTACGTAATATTGCCTTCGTGACCACGGCCGTGGCGAACGGAGACCTCAGTAAGAAGATCACCGTGGACGTGCGCGGCGAACTGTTAGAGCTCAAGAACACCATTAACACGATGGTGGATCAGCTGAATTCGTTCGCTGGCGAAGTCACCCGCGTGGCGCGTGAGGTCGGCACCGAAGGGCGTCTCGGAGGCCAGGCATCTGTCCCGGGTGTGGGCGGCACCTGGAAAGACCTGACTGACAACGTTAACTTCATGGCCGGCAATCTCACCAACCAAGTGCGGGGGATTGCACGGGTCGTGACCGCAGTGGCCAACGGTGATTTGAAAAAGACGTTGACGTTAGAAGCCAAGGGTGAGATTGCCGAACTCGCTGAGACCATCAACGGCATGATTGATACACTGGCAACCTTCGCTCAACAAGTCACTGGCGTGGCACGTGAGGTGGGCGTGGAAGGACGCCTCGGCGGCCAAGCGAGCGTTCCAGGCGCGAGCGGCACTTGGAAAGACCTGACAGACAACGTCAATCAGCTTGCAGCAAACCTCACGACACAGGTGCGGGCGATTGCTGATGTGGCAACCGCTGTGACTGCTGGCGACCTCACACGTTCGATCAACCTGGACGCGCGCGGAGAGCTCGATGCCCTCAAAGACAATATTAACGCGATGATCCACAACTTGCGCGACACAACGGAGAAGAATACCGAGCAAGATTGGCTAAAAACGAATCTGGCACGCTTCACGCGGATGCTCCAGGGCCAACGCGATCTGCTTCCCGTCAGTCGGCTCATTCTGTCGGAACTCGCGCCGTTGGTGCGCGCCCATCACGGCGTTTTTTACACGATGGACGAAGAGGAGAGCGCGCCCACCTTGCAACTTCAGGCCAGTTACGCTTACCGCCAACGTAAGGGACTTGCCAACCGCTTTCAGCTGGGCGAGGGATTGGTGGGGCAGTGCGCACTTGAGCAGGAGCCGATCGTCCTCACTCAAGTGCCTCACGATTACGTCCAAATTAATTCTGGACTGGGGGCCGCTACGCCGAACAATATTGTGGTGCTTCCTGTCGTCTTCGAAAAAGAGACGAAAGCCGTTATTGAACTGGCGTCCTTCGAAACATTTAGTCCAACGCACTTGGCGTTTTTAGAACAACTCACCGAGTCCATTGGGATCGTACTGAACACCATCCAAGCGACCATGCGAACTGAGACGCTGCTCTCGCAGTCACAAGACATGGCTCAGGAATTGCAGAGCCAGCAGGAGGAACTGCGGCAAACCAACGAAGAGCTGGAGCAAAAGGCCCAGTTGCTGGCGGAGCAAAATCGTGAGGTTGAGCACAAGAACCGTGAGGTGGAGACTGCCCGGCAGGCATTAGAAGAAAAGGCTGCTCAACTCGCGCTGACTTCCAAGTACAAGAGTGAATTCTTAGCGAACATGAGCCATGAGTTACGAACTCCCCTCAACAGTCTGCTGCTGCTCGCTCACCAACTCCGCGACAACCCAGAGCAAAACCTCACCCCGCAGCAAGTCTCGTATGCCAAGACCATCTATGCCTCGGGTGATGACCTCCTCAATCTGATCAACGACATTCTTGATCTGTCAAAGATTGAGTCGGGAACCGTCACAGCGGACGCAGCGGAAGTGCCGCTGCGGGCCGTGAGCGACGCTGTCGAGGCGACGTTTTCCCCTGTTGCATCGAATAAGGGCGTCGCTCTGCACCTGGAGCTCAATCCGGCGCTCCCACCCGCCCTCCTCACAGACGAAAAGCGACTTCTACAAATTCTGAAAAACCTCCTCTCCAATGCTTTTAAGTTCACTGAGCGCGGAGAGGTGCGTCTGAGCATTGCCCCAGCCACGGTGGGTTGGAGCAGCGACCACATGAGCTTGAACCGGGCACCAAGCGTGATCGCCTTCAGTGTGGCCGATACGGGCATCGGTATTGCACCTGAAAAGCAGCGGGTTATTTTTGAAGCTTTCCAACAGGCGGATGGGAGCACGAGCCGCCAGTACGGCGGCACTGGGTTGGGCCTGGCCATCAGCCGCGAACTTGCCCGCATCTTAGGAGGAGAGATCACCTTGGAAAGCAGTCCGGGTGTGGGCAGCATCTTCACGTTGTATCTGCCTGTCACAAGCAACCGTAACCCGCCCAATGGGTTTTTCACGGAGCGCGGGTTGCAGACCCCGGCCACGCTGGTCAACCCGCGCCCGCGCGGGGCTGGCCGTACCACGCTCACGTCTCGCCATGAGCCAGATGCTCCAGACCAAGACAGTGTGTCCGCGCCCCTCTTCTCCGCTGGCATGGAGGATGACCGCGCTGCCATCCAACCAGGGAACCGCACGGTGTTGATTGTGGAAGACGACCCGACCTACGCTGGCATCCTCCTCAACTTGGCCCGTGAGCGGGGGTTTAGGGGAATCATCGCGACGCGGGGGGAGCAGGCACTGACGTTGGCACAGACGTACCGGCCATCGGCCATCACACTGGATCTCAGCCTGCCGGACATCAACGGCTGGGCCGTGCTGGATCATCTGAAGCATGATCCGGTCACCCGCCACATTCCTGTCCATATCATCTCGGGTGAGGAAACGTCGCTGTTGGGCCGCAAGTTGGGCGCACTCGACCACTTGGCGAAGTCGGGGGACAAAGAAGCCCTCCATCAAGCTTTTGCAACTTTAGAAGCGTTTATCGCCCGCCGAGTGAAGCATCTGCTGGTCGTTGAAGACGATGTGCTGCAGCGCGAGAGCATTGTGGAGCTCATTGGCAACGGTGATGTGCAAACGACGGCTGTCAGCAGTGGAGCTGAGGCGTTGGCGGCACTGAACAACGTGACCTTCGACTGCATCGTGCTCGACCTGAAGTTGCCTGACATGAGCGGCTTTGCACTGATGACGGCCCTGCAAGAAACCCCAGCCTTCCGCGCCATTCCCATTGTCGTGTACACCGCCCAAAACCTCACCCGGCAGCAAGAGACACAGCTCCGCAAAGCGGCGAAGTCAATCATTCTCAAAGACGTACGCTCACCTGAGCGGCTGCTGGATGAGGTCACCCTCTTCTTACACCGGGTCGAGGCGAGCTTGCCGGAGGCCAAGCGGCAAATCTTGGAGGGTGCGCGTCAGCAAGATCCGATGCTGCGCGGCAAGAGGGTGTTGATCGTTGACGATGACATCCGCAACATCTTCGCCTTGACGGCGGTGTTGGAACGGCATCACATGCTGGTCTTGAGTGCGGAGAATGGCCGCGCCGCCATTGAATTGCTCGAGAGTACACCCGACATCGACGTCGTGTTGATGGACGTGATGATGCCGGAACTTGATGGCTACGAGACAACCCGGTTAATCCGTCTGAACCGTAAATTCCGGGGACTACCGATCATTTCGCTGACGGCCAAGGCCATGCCTGGTGACCGTGAGAAATCAATAGAATCGGGGGCCAGCGACTACATTACTAAACCGGTGGATACCGGCAAGCTTCTGTCGCTGCTGCGCGTATGGCTGTCCCACTGA
- a CDS encoding protein-glutamate O-methyltransferase CheR: protein MTAPTESLEDIEIALLLEGMYRYYGHDFRSYAPVTLRRRILHCLHAEGLPTVSALQHRVLHDQQALTRLLETITIRVTEMFRDPSFYWALRDEVLPLLRTYPFIRVWHAGCATGEEVYSLAILLAEAGLLHRTRLYATDISADALAVARSGIYSQQRLTVYADNYALAGGRGNFESYFTQRDDHGRIESSLRENIIWGQHNLATGGSFNEFHLILCRNVLIYFNSALQEHVQNLLVESLTSFGVLGLGRHESMEFSPYARRFATLNLSEKLYRRIA from the coding sequence ATGACAGCGCCCACAGAATCCTTGGAGGACATTGAAATTGCGCTGCTGCTTGAGGGCATGTACCGGTATTATGGGCATGACTTCCGCAGCTACGCACCCGTTACCCTGCGCCGCCGGATTTTGCACTGCCTCCATGCCGAGGGTTTGCCTACAGTGAGCGCCTTGCAACACCGGGTTTTACACGACCAGCAGGCACTAACGCGCTTGTTGGAGACAATTACAATTCGCGTCACGGAGATGTTTCGGGATCCCAGCTTTTACTGGGCTCTGCGCGATGAAGTGCTCCCTCTGCTGCGGACGTACCCCTTCATTCGGGTCTGGCATGCGGGCTGCGCCACTGGAGAGGAGGTGTACTCGCTGGCGATCTTGCTTGCGGAGGCGGGTCTGCTGCACCGGACACGACTCTACGCCACCGACATCAGTGCCGATGCCTTGGCGGTTGCCCGCAGTGGCATCTACTCCCAGCAGAGACTCACCGTGTATGCCGACAATTACGCACTGGCAGGCGGTCGGGGAAATTTTGAGTCTTATTTCACTCAGCGTGACGATCACGGCCGAATAGAGAGCTCACTCCGGGAAAACATCATCTGGGGTCAGCATAATCTGGCCACGGGTGGATCATTCAACGAGTTCCACCTCATCTTGTGCCGCAACGTCCTGATCTACTTCAATTCAGCCCTTCAGGAGCATGTCCAGAACCTGCTGGTGGAGAGTCTCACCTCCTTCGGTGTGTTGGGGCTCGGGCGCCACGAGTCGATGGAGTTCAGTCCATATGCTCGGCGCTTTGCGACACTGAACTTAAGTGAGAAACTTTACCGGAGAATTGCATGA
- a CDS encoding ATP-binding protein gives MSPSTAHQFTANILIVDDQDAKRMALAAALEPLGHNVVLASSGREALRLLLQDEYAVILLDVRMPDMDGFETASFIRSRQQTELTPIIFVTAHDRAEADMLGGYSLGAVDFIFSPVRAEVLRAKASVFVELHLKTLTVQSHERRLRELEAREAQEIQERLRHEREQERRQAQQEMRKLSSALEQTADPVFITSRDGTIEYVNPAFETVTGYSRAEALGQRPNLLNSGTHASTLFQDMWETLLRGEAYRSEVVNRRKNRTLYYEEKTVTPIKDERGVITHFVSTGKDVTERKRIEAELLALNTLLEERVQQRTAELEEVNAELEAFAYSISHDLRTPLRHIASFADLLQRDTEQLLPVKAAKHLGIIQDSARRMDWLINDLLEFARTGRQDLNFHPVPLENLVQEVIRHLQAEDGGSSVQWNVHSLPVLYGDLPALRQVLTNLLSNAMKYSRDRVQPRIEIWGTTGVDEQIIHVRDNGVGFDMAYSHKLFGVFQRLHSPAAFEGSGIGLANVKRIVLRHGGRVWAESHENQGATFSFALPQRHALIQVVDTS, from the coding sequence ATGAGTCCGTCTACTGCGCACCAGTTCACTGCCAATATCCTGATTGTCGATGATCAAGATGCCAAACGTATGGCGCTTGCTGCTGCGCTCGAACCCTTAGGACACAACGTAGTGCTCGCTTCTTCTGGTCGTGAGGCTCTGCGCCTGCTTCTTCAGGATGAGTACGCTGTGATTCTTCTTGATGTGCGGATGCCTGACATGGACGGGTTTGAGACCGCTTCATTCATTCGAAGTCGCCAGCAGACCGAGCTGACCCCTATTATTTTTGTCACGGCCCATGACCGGGCTGAGGCGGACATGCTGGGCGGATACTCACTCGGCGCGGTTGATTTCATCTTCTCGCCGGTGCGTGCTGAAGTCCTGCGCGCCAAGGCCAGCGTGTTCGTGGAGTTGCACCTTAAAACGCTGACTGTGCAGTCACATGAGCGGCGTCTGCGTGAACTGGAAGCGCGGGAGGCACAGGAGATCCAAGAACGGCTGAGGCACGAACGTGAACAGGAGCGGCGTCAGGCCCAGCAGGAGATGCGCAAGCTCTCGAGCGCCCTAGAGCAAACCGCCGACCCAGTCTTCATCACGTCTCGCGACGGCACGATCGAATACGTCAATCCAGCGTTTGAAACGGTGACGGGGTATTCCCGTGCAGAAGCTCTTGGACAGCGCCCGAACCTACTGAACTCCGGAACTCACGCGAGCACATTGTTTCAGGACATGTGGGAGACGCTGCTGCGGGGCGAAGCGTATCGCAGCGAAGTCGTCAACCGCCGCAAGAACCGCACCCTCTATTACGAAGAGAAGACAGTCACGCCTATCAAGGATGAGCGGGGCGTCATCACTCATTTCGTGTCTACCGGCAAGGATGTGACAGAGCGCAAGCGCATCGAAGCTGAGCTGCTCGCGCTTAACACTTTATTGGAAGAGCGGGTGCAGCAGCGCACGGCGGAGCTTGAGGAGGTCAATGCTGAGCTAGAAGCTTTTGCATACTCCATTTCCCACGACCTGCGCACTCCACTGCGGCACATTGCTAGTTTTGCAGACCTGTTGCAGCGGGACACCGAACAGCTCCTTCCCGTAAAAGCGGCCAAGCACCTGGGCATTATTCAAGACTCGGCCCGTCGGATGGACTGGCTTATCAATGACCTTCTTGAGTTTGCCCGTACTGGGCGGCAGGATCTTAACTTTCATCCTGTTCCACTGGAGAATCTCGTTCAGGAGGTGATCCGCCATCTTCAAGCTGAGGACGGGGGGAGCAGCGTTCAGTGGAACGTTCACAGTCTGCCGGTACTCTACGGAGACCTGCCAGCACTGCGTCAAGTGCTCACAAATCTCCTGTCCAACGCGATGAAATACTCTCGAGACCGCGTTCAACCTCGCATTGAGATCTGGGGTACGACGGGCGTTGACGAGCAGATCATTCATGTGAGGGACAACGGTGTTGGATTCGATATGGCCTACAGCCATAAATTGTTCGGGGTGTTCCAACGCCTGCATAGCCCGGCAGCTTTTGAGGGCTCAGGGATTGGGCTTGCCAATGTGAAACGCATTGTGTTGCGTCATGGAGGCCGGGTCTGGGCCGAAAGTCATGAGAATCAGGGTGCCACCTTCAGTTTTGCACTCCCCCAGCGTCACGCTTTGATCCAAGTTGTCGACACGTCCTGA
- a CDS encoding transposase, which yields MITLGLDPHPGSHTVAALDEQGTPLASLTVPNTAEGLAQLHHFAHPYSCRQWAIEGAANRFITTFVSELLANNEAVTHIPPTLTSQYRARKGRKKNDVVDAQNAARALMANPELPPFQRGVQQRHLQDLTHAQRKLSQEHQAHKATLTSLDLNSPVRPVLEMVMTTLQEQRKVLERHLKDVVSSLLPALLNVQGVGPVVAGIVLGEIGRVERFKNKHHFASYCGAAPVERGSGQNTRMQLNTSGYRRLNWALHIIAIVRLRQDERTKSLVTRLKSQGKSQRKALRILKTYIARELFTLLQQAAASKSPEAPVLAGNAT from the coding sequence ATGATCACCCTTGGACTCGATCCTCATCCTGGCAGCCATACCGTGGCCGCCCTCGACGAGCAGGGAACGCCATTAGCGTCCCTGACGGTTCCAAACACTGCGGAAGGTCTGGCACAACTCCATCATTTCGCGCACCCGTACAGTTGTCGGCAGTGGGCCATCGAGGGTGCGGCAAACCGCTTTATCACGACCTTCGTCAGTGAACTGCTCGCGAACAACGAAGCTGTCACACACATTCCGCCAACCTTGACGAGTCAATACCGTGCTCGAAAAGGTCGCAAGAAGAATGATGTGGTAGACGCGCAAAATGCCGCGCGGGCCCTGATGGCCAATCCAGAGTTGCCGCCCTTTCAAAGAGGCGTACAGCAACGTCACCTCCAAGACCTCACCCATGCACAACGCAAGCTTTCCCAAGAACACCAAGCCCATAAAGCGACGCTGACGTCCCTCGATCTGAACTCGCCGGTCAGACCCGTCCTCGAAATGGTGATGACGACGCTTCAGGAGCAACGCAAGGTGCTCGAACGACACCTGAAGGACGTCGTGTCCTCTTTGCTTCCAGCCCTGTTGAATGTTCAGGGCGTGGGGCCCGTTGTCGCAGGCATCGTGCTGGGTGAGATCGGTCGTGTCGAGCGCTTCAAAAACAAACATCATTTTGCCAGTTATTGTGGAGCTGCGCCCGTGGAGCGTGGGAGCGGCCAAAATACGCGGATGCAGCTCAATACGAGTGGATATCGGCGCTTAAACTGGGCTCTGCACATCATTGCTATTGTCCGACTGCGACAAGATGAGCGAACGAAAAGCTTAGTCACCAGACTGAAATCTCAGGGGAAAAGTCAGCGGAAAGCGCTTCGGATTCTGAAGACCTATATTGCACGCGAGCTCTTCACCCTGTTGCAGCAAGCAGCCGCATCCAAGAGTCCTGAGGCCCCAGTTCTAGCTGGAAATGCTACTTGA
- a CDS encoding IS3 family transposase, with product MHLCYTDNAVSESFFETLKRELIDGQVYPTIEQPRGKIFKYVQIYDNRKGRHSTLADLTPVEVERQALVA from the coding sequence ATCCACCTCTGTTATACAGATAATGCTGTCTCGGAGAGCTTTTTTGAGACCCTGAAGCGCGAGTTGATTGATGGGCAGGTCTATCCCACCATCGAACAGCCCAGAGGGAAGATTTTTAAGTACGTGCAGATCTATGACAACCGCAAGGGCCGTCATTCGACGCTGGCTGACTTGACCCCCGTCGAGGTCGAGAGGCAAGCTCTAGTGGCTTAA
- a CDS encoding DUF4384 domain-containing protein: MKHVLMTLALVAGASTALAQTITSQSIIVNPVASPLKVNVWTAKDTTGTKTPTYVAGDRIVLNVKTTQDAYVYLFNVDQRGNVNLILPNRFAGGSNFIKANTTKSFPGKEDKFTFDIAGPAGLNKVLAVASTDELDLDDIAQFKEDQQTGFATVTVKGGQNGLAQALSIIVKPLASQDWVTDVAQYQISATVATPPLPVVSNTTTKTSTWKSSFKSTLGLVRVFDFYANQLKRQGYESDEITNSRLQVVGKFTLYDDTTTNLTVKQRPGTTTYDVVLVRTQPQ, from the coding sequence ATGAAACACGTACTCATGACCCTCGCCTTGGTGGCGGGCGCTTCGACGGCCCTCGCCCAGACCATCACCTCGCAGAGCATCATCGTGAACCCTGTGGCGTCGCCCCTAAAAGTGAACGTCTGGACGGCAAAGGACACCACGGGCACCAAAACCCCGACCTATGTGGCGGGCGACCGCATCGTGCTGAACGTCAAGACGACACAGGACGCCTACGTGTATCTGTTCAACGTGGATCAGCGGGGCAATGTCAATCTGATTTTGCCCAATCGATTCGCCGGCGGCTCAAACTTCATCAAGGCCAACACCACCAAAAGCTTCCCCGGGAAGGAAGACAAATTTACCTTTGATATTGCCGGCCCCGCTGGATTGAACAAGGTGTTGGCCGTGGCAAGTACCGATGAACTGGATCTCGACGATATTGCCCAGTTCAAGGAAGATCAGCAGACAGGTTTCGCGACAGTCACGGTCAAGGGTGGCCAGAATGGTTTGGCGCAGGCCCTGTCTATCATCGTCAAGCCGCTGGCCTCCCAAGACTGGGTGACCGATGTGGCGCAGTATCAGATCTCCGCCACAGTGGCCACGCCGCCTCTGCCGGTGGTCTCGAACACGACGACGAAGACCTCCACCTGGAAGTCCTCGTTCAAGTCCACGCTGGGCCTGGTGCGCGTGTTCGACTTCTATGCCAATCAGCTCAAAAGGCAGGGCTACGAATCTGACGAGATAACCAACTCGCGCCTGCAGGTCGTAGGGAAGTTTACCCTCTATGACGACACGACCACCAACCTAACGGTCAAGCAGCGTCCGGGAACGACCACGTACGATGTGGTACTGGTTCGCACACAGCCTCAATAA